A single region of the Panulirus ornatus isolate Po-2019 chromosome 17, ASM3632096v1, whole genome shotgun sequence genome encodes:
- the LOC139754456 gene encoding serine/threonine-protein kinase SBK1-like, whose amino-acid sequence MADVISSFKSLSTKMQELATLEMDRLFSDMRLLAENTNVKVYAATRLDSGSSVALKCVQKETTKKTDFLREFYCNSYLSPHPNIVTCYDEAYATEAYYAFAQELAPVGDMSKHVKRGGVGDKRAKRVVEQVVFALEYIHKKELVHRDVCLENIFIFDHGLSRVKLGDFGNAERVGAFVKKLKVRSPWAPPEVSLAVYNEGYYVHSAQDAWQLGILIFVCLTGSYPWSSADITDRHYKSWVAWLKRKTTKMPPRFKCFTPRLLRLLRRLLEPKPEKRYGVEEVYKYLSDPWLLQVDHPGISFDKCSSDIWLGQMWSLQRLVEKKMVDLLHSYLTQPEPVKKESRRCVRFAAEVEAIDIVNLV is encoded by the coding sequence ATGGCCGACGTTATCAGCAGCTTCAAGTCTCTGAGCACCAAGATGCAGGAGCTGGCTACGTTGGAGATGGACCGCCTGTTCTCCGACATGCGACTCCTGGCGGAGAACACCAACGTTAAGGTCTACGCGGCCACACGCCTCGATTCTGGTAGCAGCGTCGCCCTGAAGTGTGTGCAGAAAGAGACAACGAAGAAGACAGACTTCCTCCGCGAGTTCTACTGCAACTCCTACCTCAGTCCTCACCCTAATATCGTCACCTGTTATGATGAAGCATACGCTACGGAAGCCTATTACGCATTTGCACAAGAGCTTGCTCCAGTTGGCGATATGTCGAAACATGTGAAGAGAGGCGGCGTGGGTGACAAACGGGCTAAACGTGTGGTAGAACAAGTTGTTTTCGCACTggaatatatacacaaaaaagaaCTGGTTCACCGTGATGTCTGCTTGGAGAATATCTTCATTTTTGACCACGGACTATCACGGGTCAAGTTGGGCGACTTCGGCAACGCTGAGCGGGTCGGAGCCTTCGTGAAAAAGTTGAAGGTTCGGTCACCTTGGGCGCCACCAGAGGTGAGCCTGGCCGTGTACAACGAGGGTTACTATGTCCACAGTGCCCAGGACGCCTGGCAGCTTGGTATCCTTATCTTCGTGTGCCTGACGGGGTCTTATCCCTGGTCTTCAGCCGACATCACAGACCGCCACTACAAGTCTTGGGTGGCCTGGCTCAAGCGCAAGACCACTAAGATGCCACCACGCTTCAAGTGCTTCACTCCGCGTCTTCTTCGCCTCCTGCGACGACTACTGGAACCCAAGCCTGAGAAGCGCTACGGTGTGGAGGAGGTATACAAGTACTTGTCTGATCCGTGGCTCTTGCAAGTTGATCATCCAGGTATTTCGTTCGACAAGTGCTCCTCTGATATTTGGTTGGGACAGATGTGGTCACTGCAGAGACTCGTCGAGAAGAAAATGGTTGACTTACTTCATTCTTACCTGACTCAGCCAGAACCCGTCAAGAAGGAGAGCAGGCGATGTGTGAGGTTTGCTGCTGAGGTCGAGGCCATCGA
- the LOC139754500 gene encoding serine/threonine-protein kinase meng-po-like — protein MNSSSSALDMANGNKNTRFHDIKMLELPRLQVDRQFFDVRLLASGWYTKIFVARHVKAQDKVVLKCVQKGTTQKEDFFREFHYNYYLSPHPNIVKSFHVPFDTNSSYVFAMELAPAGDLSQFVRRGGIGEEKTKKVVEQIASALEFVHSKDLVHRDVTLDNILVFDEEMSRVKLSDFGNTQRMGTFVKKVNVRISCAPPEVRKAICDDGYCVQSSHDAWQLGILIFVCLMGSYPWSSADITDRHYKSWVAWLKHKTTKAPPRFKCFTPRLLRLLRQLLEPRPEKRFGVKEVHKFMSDPWLVKGMDPYDICFDDASSEILETSATSLFKFAEKKLAELLRTYLHQADHCGEPRRRKHVRFAPEVEENDREREATVP, from the exons ATGAACTCCTCAAGTTCAGCATTAG ATATGGCCAACGGCAACAAGAACACCAGGTTCCATGACATCAAAATGCTGGAGTTGCCACGACTGCAGGTCGATCGACAGTTCTTCGACGTTCGGCTTCTGGCGTCAGGCTGGTACACAAAAATCTTCGTCGCGAGACACGTAAAGGCTCAAGATAAAGTCGTCCTCAAGTGTGTCCAGAAAGGCACTACACAGAAAGAAGATTTCTTCCGCGAGTTCCACTACAATTACTACCTCAGTCCGCATCCCAATATCGTCAAAAGCTTCCATGTACCTTTTGACACCAACTCCTCCTACGTATTTGCTATGGAACTAGCTCCTGCTGGCGATCTGTCGCAGTTTGTCAGAAGAGGAGGCATTGGCGAGGAGAAGACAAAGAAAGTAGTAGAACAGATTGCGTCTGCGCTGGAATTCGTTCACAGCAAAGACCTAGTTCATCGCGATGTAACCCTAGACAACATCCTCGTCTTCGATGAAGAGATGTCACGCGTCAAACTGAGTGACTTTGGCAACACGCAACGCATGGGAACCTTCGTGAAGAAAGTAAACGTTCGTATCTCTTGCGCTCCTCCGGAGGTGAGAAAGGCCATTTGCGACGACGGATACTGCGTTCAAAGTTCTCACGACGCTTGGCAGCTTGGCATCCTTATCTTCGTGTGCCTGATGGGGTCTTATCCCTGGTCTTCAGCCGACATCACAGACCGCCACTACAAGTCCTGGGTGGCCTGGCTAAAACACAAGACCACCAAGGCTCCACCACGCTTCAAGTGCTTCACTCCGCGTCTTCTTCGTCTCCTGCGACAGCTGTTAGAGCCCAGACCTGAGAAGCGTTTCGGTGTAAAGGAGGTGCACAAGTTCATGTCTGATCCTTGGCTCGTGAAAGGGATGGATCCCTACGACATTTGCTTTGACGACGCCTCATCAGAAATCCTGGAGACAAGCGCCACCTCACTGTTCAAGTTCGCCGAAAAGAAGCTTGCTGAACTGCTACGAACTTACTTGCATCAAGCAGATCACTGTGGAGAACCCAGGCGCAGAAAACACGTACGATTTGCTCCAGAAGTCGAAGAAAATGATAGAGAAAGGGAGGCCACCGTCCCCTGA
- the LOC139754502 gene encoding serine/threonine-protein kinase meng-po-like translates to MAGNRSSSVFPSMTTPELTKLEMDGRFSDVRLLAENTGVKVYVARRLQTGGIVAVKSVHKETTKKADFLREFCYNYHLSSHPNIVKCFDEAFETFDSYSFIQEFAPVSDLSKFVRKGGIGETRAKRVAEQVGEALEFMHRNELVHRDVCIENILVYNRDVSHFKLGDFGNTERVGAFVKKLKVRSPWAPPEVSLAVYNEGYYVHSAQDAWQLGILIFVCLTGSYPWSSADITDRHYKSWVAWLKRKTTKMPPRFKCFTPRLLRLLRRLLDPRADKRCGVKEVQKYLSDPWLVKGVDQFGIATDNISSDVESSENTSLLGRLENKLAELLHSFIHQSDSHHSDHKRRSLFF, encoded by the coding sequence ATGGCTGGCAACCGCAGCAGCTCTGTGTTCCCAAGCATGACGACACCTGAACTGACGAAGCTGGAGATGGACGGCCGGTTCTCCGACGTAAGACTTCTTGCTGAGAACACCGGCGTCAAGGTCTATGTCGCCAGACGCCTCCAGACTGGAGGTATCGTCGCTGTGAAAAGCGTTCATAAGGAGACCACGAAGAAGGCTGACTTCCTCCGCGAGTTCTGCTACAACTACCACCTCAGCTCTCATCCTAACATTGTCAAATGTTTTGACGAAGCTTTTGAAACATTCGACTCCTATTCGTTTATACAAGAATTTGCTCCAGTCAGCGATCTGTCCAAGTTTGTCAGGAAAGGTGGCATAGGAGAAACACGGGCCAAACGTGTGGCGGAACAGGTCGGCGAGGCACTGGAATTCATGCACAGGAACGAGCTAGTTCATCGTGATGTTTGCATAGAAAACATCCTCGTTTATAATCGTGACGTATCACACTTCAAACTAGGTGACTTCGGCAACACTGAGCGGGTCGGAGCCTTCGTGAAAAAGTTGAAGGTTCGGTCACCTTGGGCGCCACCAGAGGTGAGCCTGGCCGTGTACAACGAGGGCTACTATGTCCACAGTGCCCAGGACGCCTGGCAGCTTGGCATCCTTATCTTCGTGTGCCTGACGGGGTCTTATCCCTGGTCTTCAGCCGACATCACAGACCGCCACTACAAGTCTTGGGTGGCCTGGCTCAAGCGCAAGACCACTAAGATGCCACCACGCTTCAAGTGCTTCACTCCGCGTCTTCTTCGCCTCCTGCGACGACTGCTGGACCCCAGAGCTGATAAGCGATGCGGTGTGAAGGAGGTACAGAAATATCTGTCTGATCCCTGGCTCGTTAAAGGAGTGGATCAGTTTGGCATTGCAACAGACAACATTTCCTCAGATGTCGAGTCGAGTGAAAATACGTCACTATTAGGACGTTTGGAAAATAAACTTGCAGAGTTGTTGCATTCCTTTATACATCAGTCAGACTCTCATCACAGCGACCACAAGAGACGTTCACTTTTCTTTTAG